In Nothobranchius furzeri strain GRZ-AD chromosome 19, NfurGRZ-RIMD1, whole genome shotgun sequence, the following are encoded in one genomic region:
- the LOC107394748 gene encoding relaxin-3 receptor 1-like, whose product MSNIDYKSADFYNNILNGCSIAPFCNNSQLIFHSMNNGTEFLDDGSPWLRVLIPVVYFIVATAGVLGNLLVMLLLYSTHTITTGTINFFVFNLALADLLFSLALPFWAVDIALDYSWPFGLATCKAVSLLTGLNVFASCFFLTAMSLTRYCYVATALKPSSSLCNRSCTFPVATALIWAGALIAAAPRAVFADLINVGNDTTCLLRFPDGTAWLGINQLVRVVLGFLLPYAIITLSYLRLLRFLCRHKLKGGNNSRRKADISKSVAVVVLSFCACWFPYNVLTLWSVLIQLDILDISKSFYSAQTYFFPLANCLAFTSSCFNPVIYCLVRKEYRAALRNVLFKLNMAVKSKVPYAINTEEGSGQAGQFAIPLNNMYSQTSHSDTRMYKPLATLPTVASHP is encoded by the coding sequence ATGTCAAACATCGATTACAAGAGTGCCGATTTCTATAATAACATCTTGAATGGCTGTAGCATAGCTCCATTTTGCAACAACTCCCAGCTGATTTTTCACAGCATGAATAATGGCACCGAGTTCCTAGACGATGGATCCCCCTGGCTGAGAGTCCTCATCCCGGTGGTGTACTTTATTGTGGCTACAGCTGGAGTGCTGGGCAACTTGTTGGTCATGCTTTTGCTTTATTCCACCCATACCATCACCACAGGCACCATCAATTTCTTTGTTTTCAACCTGGCCCTGGCTGACTTGCTCTTTTCCCTGGCCTTACCCTTTTGGGCCGTGGATATCGCCCTGGACTACAGCTGGCCCTTTGGTTTGGCCACGTGCAAGGCTGTGTCCTTACTCACAGGACTGAACGTTTTTGCCAGCTGCTTTTTCCTGACGGCCATGAGCCTGACTCGATACTGCTACGTCGCAACAGCTCTGAAACCCAGCTCCTCCTTGTGCAACAGATCGTGCACTTTCCCAGTGGCCACGGCTTTAATCTGGGCCGGGGCGCTGATCGCAGCCGCGCCTCGAGCCGTGTTTGCAGACCTCATAAACGTGGGCAACGACACTACGTGCCTGCTCCGCTTCCCGGATGGGACGGCCTGGCTCGGGATAAACCAGCTCGTCCGAGTGGTGCTTGGATTTTTGCTTCCGTACGCCATCATCACCCTGTCCTACCTGCGTCTGCTGCGCTTTCTCTGTAGACACAAGCTAAAAGGCGGCAACAACTCTCGGCGAAAAGCCGACATATCAAAGTCCGTTGCAGTGGTGGTGCTGTCATTCTGCGCCTGCTGGTTCCCGTACAACGTCCTCACTCTCTGGAGTGTCCTGATCCAACTAGACATCCTCGACATCAGCAAATCCTTCTACTCGGCCCAGACGTACTTCTTCCCCCTGGCCAACTGTTTGGCATTCACCAGCAGCTGTTTCAACCCTGTCATCTACTGCTTGGTCAGGAAAGAATACCGCGCCGCTCTGCGTAATGTGCTCTTCAAATTAAACATGGCCGTTAAGTCAAAGGTTCCCTACGCTATAAACACCGAGGAGGGGTCGGGGCAAGCAGGGCAGTTCGCGATTCCACTCAACAACATGTACAGTCAGACGTCCCATAGTGACACGCGGATGTACAAACCTCTGGCAACACTTCCAACGGTGGCGTCTCATCCCTAA